From the genome of Dickeya aquatica, one region includes:
- a CDS encoding methyl-accepting chemotaxis protein, whose product MTFLRNISIRVMMLLIMGVFVLLWGGVSGFSLYSLKQATYLLHDNSVQGKTYSYLTYGNDQYFRSVTRMARVMDYLQFNDTENAKKTLDMALTAINNTKGALEKFKSAQHVGMDQKITNDMVASWSELLTTAIDPMYAALQKNDLEGFRNVFRKVYPPASWAFGDAAQKYTAVVTNSDFIETVSQHNSWTQNVLMMALLISIVIFLVSERYLTRYLVNPVSSIQAHLGKLIAGRLDSHLAEFGRNCAGRIIPDINQLQRSLRETVSLIRDTAETIYQGATEIRQGNNDLSGRTEQQASALQETAASMEQLSSTVQHNAENVHQATLLAQEASQAATEGGKITSNVVETMDSITASSRKIADITSVINGIAFQTNILALNAAVEAARAGEQGRGFAVVAGEVRSLAQRSAQAAKEIEGLIAESVSRVDVGSSQVKQAGEAMQSIISSVAHVSDLIGEIASASDEQSRGIAQIGQAVNEMDGVTQQNATLVEQALAAISSLEEQARQLTQAVEVFHLGDEHTPRSAAPKSGVNVALKRPALHNQATAALPPAKKTATQGNWEKF is encoded by the coding sequence ATGACCTTTCTAAGAAATATCAGTATAAGAGTGATGATGTTGCTTATTATGGGCGTATTTGTGCTGCTATGGGGAGGCGTATCCGGTTTCAGCCTTTATTCTTTAAAGCAAGCGACATATTTGCTACATGATAATTCGGTGCAAGGGAAAACCTACAGCTACCTGACCTATGGTAACGACCAATATTTCCGGTCGGTGACTCGGATGGCGAGGGTAATGGATTACCTGCAATTCAATGATACTGAAAATGCCAAGAAGACGCTGGACATGGCATTAACAGCAATAAATAACACCAAAGGGGCGCTTGAGAAATTTAAGTCGGCACAGCATGTGGGTATGGATCAGAAAATCACCAATGACATGGTAGCAAGCTGGTCTGAGCTGCTCACCACTGCGATTGACCCCATGTATGCGGCATTGCAAAAAAATGATCTGGAGGGTTTTCGTAATGTCTTTCGTAAAGTCTACCCGCCAGCCAGCTGGGCATTTGGTGATGCTGCACAGAAATACACCGCAGTGGTGACCAATTCCGATTTTATCGAAACGGTGAGTCAACATAATAGCTGGACACAAAATGTGTTGATGATGGCACTGCTGATAAGCATCGTTATTTTCCTGGTAAGTGAACGTTATCTGACCCGATATCTGGTCAACCCGGTTTCATCCATCCAGGCTCATCTGGGTAAACTGATTGCTGGCCGTTTAGACAGCCATTTGGCGGAGTTTGGCCGCAACTGTGCCGGGCGTATTATTCCTGATATCAACCAATTGCAGCGTAGCCTGAGGGAGACGGTATCGCTGATTCGCGATACGGCCGAAACCATTTATCAGGGCGCGACCGAGATTCGTCAGGGTAATAATGATTTGTCTGGCCGCACCGAGCAGCAGGCTTCGGCGTTGCAGGAAACCGCCGCCAGTATGGAGCAGTTAAGCTCGACCGTGCAGCACAATGCAGAAAACGTACACCAGGCTACCCTGCTGGCGCAGGAGGCCTCTCAGGCCGCTACTGAAGGGGGTAAAATTACCAGTAATGTGGTGGAAACCATGGATAGCATTACCGCCAGCTCCCGCAAGATTGCTGATATTACCTCAGTCATTAATGGCATCGCTTTCCAGACGAATATTCTGGCGCTGAATGCGGCGGTGGAAGCGGCACGGGCCGGTGAACAGGGGCGGGGGTTTGCGGTGGTGGCTGGAGAGGTTCGCAGTCTGGCACAGCGAAGCGCGCAGGCAGCCAAAGAGATAGAAGGCTTGATAGCGGAATCTGTTTCACGGGTAGATGTTGGCTCCTCGCAGGTGAAACAGGCCGGTGAGGCGATGCAATCGATCATCAGCTCTGTTGCTCATGTTAGCGATCTTATCGGTGAGATAGCCTCGGCATCGGATGAGCAAAGCCGCGGTATTGCACAAATCGGCCAGGCAGTAAATGAAATGGACGGCGTGACCCAGCAAAACGCCACGCTGGTTGAGCAGGCGCTGGCGGCGATTTCTTCGCTGGAAGAGCAAGCACGTCAGCTTACCCAGGCAGTGGAAGTCTTCCATCTTGGTGATGAACATACACCGCGTTCTGCCGCGCCCAAGTCGGGCGTGAACGTGGCACTAAAACGTCCGGCGCTACACAATCAGGCCACGGCAGCGCTGCCACCCGCGAAAAAAACAGCCACTCAGGGTAACTGGGAAAAATTCTGA
- the folE gene encoding GTP cyclohydrolase I FolE, which translates to MSAVLSKEAALVHEALLARGLETPLRGEMLDSETRKRLIAEHMTEIMNLLNLDLDDDSLAETPRRIAKMYVEEIFSGLDYANFPKITIIENKMKVDEMVTVRDITLTSTCEHHFVTIDGKATVAYIPKEGVIGLSKINRIVQFFSQRPQVQERLTQQILVALQTLLGTNNVAVSIDAVHYCVKARGIRDATSATTTTSLGGLFKSSQNTRQEFLRAVRHHSHG; encoded by the coding sequence ATGTCGGCTGTATTAAGTAAAGAGGCGGCGCTGGTGCATGAGGCGCTGCTGGCCAGGGGGCTGGAAACCCCGTTGCGTGGTGAAATGCTGGATAGTGAAACCCGTAAGCGCCTTATCGCAGAGCATATGACGGAAATCATGAACCTGCTGAATCTGGATCTGGACGATGACAGTCTGGCGGAAACACCGCGCCGCATTGCCAAAATGTATGTGGAAGAGATTTTTTCTGGTCTGGATTATGCCAATTTCCCCAAAATTACCATCATTGAAAACAAAATGAAGGTAGATGAAATGGTGACAGTGCGTGATATTACGCTGACCAGTACCTGTGAGCACCATTTTGTAACCATTGATGGAAAGGCCACCGTGGCCTATATTCCGAAAGAGGGCGTGATAGGGTTATCAAAAATTAACCGTATCGTGCAATTTTTCTCGCAGCGCCCACAGGTACAAGAGCGGCTGACACAGCAAATTCTGGTGGCGTTGCAAACCCTGCTCGGCACCAACAACGTGGCGGTGTCAATTGATGCTGTGCACTATTGTGTGAAAGCACGCGGTATCCGCGATGCGACCAGTGCCACCACTACCACCTCGCTGGGTGGGTTATTTAAATCCAGC
- a CDS encoding methyl-accepting chemotaxis protein, whose product MQFLKNITVRKMLLIILTLFTVIWGVASIFTLNSLNSMGDLLNDNLSQKKSYSILVKGNDQYFRAVTRMLRAVDYLQSGDAENAQKTLSSAAAALKNSEEALAQFKSNEHVGVDKVVSQQMADVWSRLLQTGIAPMLAAINNNRMDDFRQVFRTQYPSLSVEFGSVAEKYSAAIQSDDTIIQLGRSISVNKSILIAALLAGIVVLFLSDRYLLNYLVKPIDQIKHHLALLTSGKLSAEIEEFGRNCPGQLIPYIKDMQKSLRDTVLTIYSSASVIHTGTSEIRQGNDELSRRTDQQAAALQQTAASMEELTSTVKNNADNVRQARQISEEAQQMARQGGEVTENVVETMQSITESSRKIADITSVINGIAFQTNILALNAAVEAARAGEQGRGFAVVAGEVRNLAQRSAQAAKEIETLINESVGRVSTGSELVQEAGRAMGGIITSVSRVHDLMGEISAASDEQSRGISQIGQAVTEMDGVTQQNAALVQQASAAAASLEEQTQNLATAVSVFDLGGSQPIMASPRVAQTSALKRPVLSAPKSSQGASSHGDWETF is encoded by the coding sequence ATGCAATTTTTAAAAAATATCACTGTCAGAAAAATGTTATTAATCATTTTGACACTGTTTACCGTCATCTGGGGGGTGGCTTCAATCTTTACACTGAATTCTTTGAACAGTATGGGGGACTTGCTCAACGATAATCTCTCGCAGAAGAAAAGCTATTCCATTCTGGTAAAAGGTAATGATCAGTATTTTCGTGCGGTCACCCGTATGCTCAGAGCCGTTGATTACTTGCAGAGTGGGGACGCTGAAAATGCACAAAAAACCCTCAGTTCTGCTGCCGCCGCGTTGAAAAATAGCGAAGAGGCACTGGCGCAGTTTAAAAGTAACGAGCATGTCGGGGTCGATAAAGTGGTATCGCAGCAGATGGCCGACGTCTGGAGCCGGTTGCTGCAAACCGGTATTGCACCCATGCTCGCCGCTATCAATAACAACCGTATGGATGATTTCCGCCAGGTTTTTCGCACTCAATATCCGTCATTGAGCGTGGAGTTCGGCAGTGTTGCTGAAAAATATTCTGCCGCTATCCAGTCTGACGACACCATTATCCAACTGGGGCGGAGTATTTCGGTTAACAAAAGCATTCTGATAGCGGCGCTGCTGGCGGGTATTGTCGTGCTGTTCCTGAGCGATCGTTACTTGCTCAATTATCTGGTTAAACCCATCGACCAGATTAAACACCATCTGGCATTGTTGACCAGTGGTAAGTTGTCGGCCGAAATTGAAGAGTTTGGTCGCAACTGCCCAGGGCAATTAATACCTTACATTAAAGACATGCAAAAAAGTCTGCGTGATACCGTGCTGACGATTTACAGCAGTGCATCGGTGATTCATACCGGCACGAGCGAGATTCGCCAGGGCAATGATGAGTTGTCACGCCGTACCGATCAGCAGGCTGCTGCATTGCAGCAAACGGCTGCCAGCATGGAAGAGTTGACCTCGACGGTGAAAAACAATGCTGACAACGTGCGTCAGGCACGGCAGATCTCCGAAGAAGCACAACAAATGGCACGCCAGGGCGGTGAAGTCACGGAAAATGTCGTAGAGACGATGCAGAGTATTACCGAGAGTTCGCGCAAGATTGCTGATATTACCAGTGTGATTAACGGCATCGCTTTCCAGACCAATATTCTGGCGCTGAATGCGGCGGTGGAAGCGGCGCGCGCCGGTGAGCAGGGCCGTGGCTTCGCAGTGGTGGCCGGTGAAGTTCGTAATCTCGCCCAGCGCAGTGCGCAGGCGGCAAAAGAGATTGAAACACTGATCAACGAGTCCGTCGGACGGGTGAGCACCGGCTCTGAACTGGTTCAGGAAGCGGGCCGGGCAATGGGAGGGATCATTACCTCGGTTTCCCGTGTTCATGACTTGATGGGCGAAATTTCGGCAGCCTCTGATGAACAGAGCCGGGGTATCTCCCAGATTGGCCAGGCGGTAACAGAAATGGACGGTGTGACCCAGCAAAACGCCGCCCTGGTTCAACAGGCGAGCGCGGCAGCGGCTTCACTGGAAGAGCAAACACAAAATCTGGCTACCGCCGTCTCGGTGTTTGACTTGGGTGGCAGCCAGCCGATAATGGCATCACCGCGTGTGGCGCAGACATCAGCGCTCAAACGTCCCGTGCTGAGTGCGCCGAAGTCTTCACAAGGTGCCTCCTCACACGGTGACTGGGAAACCTTTTAG